From Oryza sativa Japonica Group chromosome 4, ASM3414082v1, one genomic window encodes:
- the LOC4335212 gene encoding BURP domain-containing protein 5 — MPISISQLLGDGYPYSPAVGLPKRGDRVQIRYGPNIYGLAASQQFFKDPTMGLFFLETNLQSSKSIKLHFANMMAGTKFLPRGEADAVPFSSKDLQEILARFGVRPGSVDASVVKNTLLECELPANKGEKKACATSLESMVDFVASSLGTRDIKAASTFLVGKDGDTPAQEYTVTGARRMAETGQLIACHPESYPYAVFMCHLTEATRAYKASLVGKDGAAVEAVAVCHTDTAEWNPKHAAFQVLGVKPGTVPVCHFVQPDVVVWTRRG; from the coding sequence ATGCCGATCTCCATTTCCCAACTCCTTGGCGATGGTTACCCTTACTCACCAGCTGTTGGATTACCGAAGCGTGGAGACCGTGTTCAGATTAGGTACGGTCCGAATATTTACGGGCTTGCAGCGTCGCAGCAGTTCTTCAAAGACCCAACCATGGGACTCTTCTTCCTTGAGACAAACCTCCAAAGCAGCAAAAGTATTAAACTGCACTTCGCCAACATGATGGCTGGCACCAAGTTTCTGCCCCGAGGCGAGGCCGACGCCGTCCCATTCTCCTCCAAGGATCTCCAGGAGATCCTCGCGCGATTCGGGGTGCGGCCGGGCTCCGTGGACGCGTCGGTGGTGAAGAACACACTGCTGGAGTGCGAGCTACCGGCGAACAAAGGCGAGAAGAAGGCTTGCGCCACATCACTGGAGTCGATGGTCGACTTCGTAGCATCCAGCCTGGGGACCAGAGACATCAAGGCCGCCTCCACCTTCCTGGTCGGCAAGGACGGGGACACTCCGGCTCAGGAGTACACGGTCACCGGCGCGCGGCGCATGGCTGAAACTGGGCAACTCATCGCTTGCCATCCCGAGTCGTACCCATATGCTGTGTTCATGTGCCACCTCACAGAGGCGACGAGGGCGTACAAGGCGTCGTTGGTCGGCAAAGACggtgcggcggtggaggcggtcgCCGTATGCCACACCGACACGGCAGAGTGGAACCCAAAGCACGCTGCCTTCCAGGTGCTCGGCGTCAAGCCTGGGACGGTGCCGGTCTGCCACTTCGTGCAGCCTGACGTTGTCGTCTGGACCCGCCGTGGCTGA